GAGGAACAGCATGTCGTGATCGGCTCCCTGACGGAACTGGTGCGGGTGGTGCTGCAAAATCCTGAAGTAGAGCGCCGTAAAAATATCGGCCATGCCAAGCGAACCGCCGGTATGCCCCGAATTGGACTTCGCCAGCATGCGGATCACATCCCTGCGCACCTGGCGGGCCATGTCCTTGAGTTCATCGATGGTTGAAAGTTGCAGATGCTTGCCCCTCTTCTCTTGCGGATAAGGCTTCAGATGTTTTCCCATGATGGATGCGATGAATGAATGATGGCTGATGAACAATAAAAAACGGAATCCGCCGCGCAGGCAATCGCTCTCCGGCGGAAAAGCTCAAAGTTACACGCGGAGGCCTAATTTACCAAGTCAAGCCCCGGCGTTACCCTGTTTTCTTTTTTTGAGATACTTCACGACGGCCCAAACCATAAGGCCCGCGAACAGCGCTGTAAACGGAATGCTGTAAAAAACGGCGTACTGGCCGATCTTGTCCCAGTTGCTGCCAAGCAGATAGCCACTGGAGAGCAAGAGAATGTTCCAGAGCAGCGAGCTGACCAGAGAGGCCAGGAGCACCAGCGAGACTTTCAGGTGCAACATTCCTGCCACGATGCAGATGACCGCCCGCGACCCGAAAAGGAAGCGGTTCACCACGACGGCCAGGTAGCCGTGGCCCGAAAACTTCTGGCGCACGACCTCCATTTCGGAAGGCGGAAACAGCTTGTGAACGCTTTGGGCGAACTTGTGGCGCACTTCGCTCTGGCCCGCGGCGTAGAGCTTCAACCCGAGAAAACGGCTGAGCAGAAACACCGTCATGAACCCGGCCACCGAACCGGTCGTTGACCAGAACAGGGCCGAAACAAAGGTGATGTGATTGAAGGCAAGCAGGTATCCGGCAAGCGCGATGGGAACATCCCCCGGAATCGGGGGAATGACGTTCTCGAAATAGGCCGACAGGAACAGCACCGCATAGACCGACGAAGGGTCGGCCTGTTGCAGGTAAGCGACAACGGTGTCAAGCATTAATGAGATTTCCGGCATCGATGGTTTACTGTTCCAGCACGCGGCGCTTCACCTCGGAGTAGGCATCTTCAACGCCGCCGAGATCCAGACGGAAGCGATCCTTGTCGAGCTTTTCGCCAGACTCGGCATCCCAGAAGCGGCAGGTGTCGGGGCTGATTTCGTCGCCAAGGAGGATTTCACCCTTGTGGCGTCCGAATTCGAGCTTGAAATCGACCAGGCGCAAGTGCCTCTCGGCGAACCATGGCACGAGCAGGGCATTGATCTTTTCAGCCATCGCCTTGAGCTGGGCCACCTCTTCACAGGTTCCGAGACCGAGCGCGACGGCGTGTTCGTCGTTCATGAGCGGATCGTCGAGGTCGTCGTTCTTCAGGTAGAGTTCGACAATCGGTTTCGGCAGAACGGTTCCTTCGGCAAATCCGTAGCGCCTGACCAGCGAACCGGCGGCGACGTTGCGCGTGACCACCTCGATCAGGACGATGTCGAGCTTTTTGCAGAGCATGTCGCGGTCGTTGAGCTGGCTGACGAAGTGCGTTGGAATACCGTTTTCGCCAAGCATGGTGAACAGACGGCACGAAATGGCGTTATTGGTCACGCCCTTGTCGGCGATGGAGCCTTTTTTCTTGTTGTTGAACGCCGTCGCGTCGTCCTTGAACTCCTGTATGATGAGGTCCGGGTCTTCGGTCTGCCAGACTTTCTTGGCCTTGCCCTCGTGAAGCAGTGTGATCTTGTTCATCGATGTAGAATTACTTCTGTCTTGTTTTTTATGAATAAGTACCGGTTCCTGCGCCCCGGTGCTGGTAAAAAGTTCACTCCCCCTGCTGGCCGGTTGCCTGCTGCACCGCGCCGGTCAAGACGATGTTGATCTGCTCCTCGGTCAGACCGCGCTCCTTCAGAAACCACATGAAGCGGAACACGCCGAGATCGGAAAGAATTGCCTTCGGGCGCTCCACATCGTCGAGCCCCCTCGTACGGGCGTGCTCTTCAGCCGTGCGAAGCCAGTCTTCGATGAACGCCGCCGGACGGCCATCGGTGGTGAAATAGTCGGTCACGATGCGCTGCACGTCGGCAAAGGAGGGGGTTGGATTGCTGCTGAAAATCTGCTCCATCTCCTCGGAAATCCTGCCAAGATAGATGACAGCCTCCATATCGAGATTCTCTTCGAGGATGTCCCTCGCCTGCTCCTTTACGTCGAACTTTTTGCTCATACTCCTCAGTACCGCCGGAGGCCCGGGTCAAGGTGATTGAAAATTCCCGATCAAGTTACGTATCGAACGGTGAAACCTAAAGAAAAAACTTCGACAGTCAAGACTCCACGGAGTTTGTGTGCAATCATGCAAGCGTAACGACTTGAGTCGGCATCGAAGTCGGTGTCGAAATGGAAGGACGCTTAGGTTGAAATCCGGAGTGGTTGTGTCCCGACAAAAGCCCCCTGACTCATAATCATCGGCAACCTGCCGCTTTGCAGAGCGGCACATTGCGGACTCATCGGCCGCGCATCATGTCAGTCACGAACCTTTGTTTGGTCGGCCCGTTCGTCACCTGGGTTTTTCGAAAAATTTCGCGAGAGAAATCATGGAATGTTACAATGCCATTCCTGAAGTTCGCAATTTACTTAACCATTATAAGTATTCATCCTTAGGCTGACACGCTGGCAGCAGGGCTTTACCCGTGACCATTGCTCTGTCAACGACTCCAGGGATACGATTTTCTTGAATCTGCCCGATGCTGTTCGCCCCCAAACCCTCACCGGCTGAAAAAGAAGAGCGTCGTCACATAAATGGAGTACATGAGCACCAGCAACACTCCCTGCCTGCGACGCACCCACCCGGTGCCGCGCCGCGGCAGGGCAATCAGGAGCGACAGGATGCCGAAGAGAATCGCGGGAACAACCTCCGTGAGCGGTACGCGAATGGGCCGGATGATGGCCGCCACGGCGACAATGAAAAGGCTGTTGAAAATGTTGCTGCCCACAACCGTGCCGACACCGATTTCATCGTGCCCCTTGATTTTGGCCAGCACTGTCGAGGCCAGCTCTGGCACGGAGGTTCCGAAAGCCACGAGTGTCGCCCCGATGATGAAGTCGTCGATGCCGAAATCCTTGGCGATGCCGGTTGTGGAAAGAACAATAAGCCGCCCGGCAGCAACGAGCAGAAGCAACCCGGCAAAGACATGCACCCAGGGCAGGAACCGCTTCGTCACCGCCACCTTGCTATTGGACGGTGCTCTCTCTTTGAGAGCCTGTTTGACCGTCGTTGCCATCCATGCCACGAAAATCGCAAACATGAACAACCCTTCGAGCCGGTCGATAATGCCGTCGATAAGGAGAATTCCGGTCAGAAGAGGGGCTAGAACCGCAACTGGCATATCCCGCTTCAGTACATCGGAGCCGACCGGAATACCAGCAATGAGCAGCGTTATGCCGAGAACGAGCGAGATGTTGACGATATTGCTGCCAAGCGCATCTCCAAGTGAAAGCTGCGACTTTCCGGCCAAACCCGAATTGACTGCCACGGAGAGTTCAGGACTCGATGTCGCGAAGGCGGCAATCGTTACCCCAATGATCGAAGGTGCGATACGCAGCACCGAGGCAATGCCGACCGCGCCCCTTACGAAAAACTCACCCCCAATTGCGGCGCTGGCAACGCCTGCCAGCAATAACAGATAGTCACTCATTGTTCATCGCTCCCCCGATCATTTCATGGCAACCCTGCACGCTCAAAGCCGATCATCCATACCATATCGCTGATGCTTCTGCGCCCTTCAAGGCGAAGCAGCGCCCCATCCCTGTATTTCATTCATAACTCATCATCCTCAACTCATCGTTCTCTTCACCGTCAGATACTGTTGATTTCAACCCACGTTCATGCGCAACCGCAACCAGAAATCCGTGGCGTCCGTTAACGCCCAACGCTTGCATCAGATTGCGGGTCGCCTTGCAGAGAAAAAAGGCGGGAGGCGTCGATATGCTTTCCGAAAGCTTGATACTGAAGATTCCCGGTGCCCCCTACATCGGCGTGAGCGGCGCGCGAACCGAGATTCAGCCCGTTTTCAACGGACGACACCATAGCCGCAGCTCTTTTGAAACGCGCGGCGTCTGGACTGTAAGCGCCTCGATCTGTGGATGTACGACGGAATATTCTCTCTGGCAGGGCATTTGGTGACCTTCCGCTTCCAAAAAACTGACCGGTTTCGGGAAGCTTGACCTTATCGGCACAAGGCAGCTATCACTCAGTCAGGATAAGGAACTGCATGCCGAAAACCGTGCAAACCGTGGAATGGAGGTGAATGGTCTATACGCTGGGCATGCTCGCGGGCGCTACGCGTTCCCGCGAGAAAAAAGCTGCCGGATGGCCGTGAAGTGCGGCCCGGCGATCAGTTGGAACCGGCGGCGACTGTCAGTTCGACCGGCTGACCGAACTGCACCATCGCGTTTGCCGAGGGATTCTGGGAGATAACCGTGTCGGGAACCAGCAGGTCGGAGTATTCGTAAATGATTTTCCCGACCGCGAGGCCGTTTCTGACAATCACGCCTCTGGCCTGATCGACCGACATGCCGAGCACATCAGGCACGATGACACGCCTCATTCCCAATGGTTCCTGTTCGAGCTTGCCAACAATGAACGACACCTCGTTGCCAGACTTGAGCACCACATCGGGCGGCACGGACTGGATGAGCACCCTGCCGTCCTGATCAGAATCGGAGACCGCCTGCGTCTGCACGCTGGAGACAACCATTCCGAGCCGTTCCAGTTCCCGCAGCGCTTCGGCCTCGGTTCGGCCAACGAGATCTGGCATGGGGTAGCTCGGCTTGTCCTGCCGGTTGAGCACCAGCGCGATGCTGCGCCCGGGCTTGACGATCGCGCCCGCCTCGGGCACCTGATCAATAACCCGGTCGGGGGGCACATCGGGCAGGTATCGCACATTGTAACTCTTCGTCGCGTTCAGGCCCGCCTTGCGCAGTTGGCTGGCGGCCGTATCATAGTTCATGTTCCTGACATCCGGCACGGTCGTCTGCGCTCCGCTTTCGGTCAGGAACGGCAGCAGCAGTTTGTCTGCGGCGACGATGGCGACGATGATCGATAACAGGAGTATCAGTACTTTTTTCATCCTGGCTGACAGGTCTGGTAATGTTGAATTGAGGTTGACCGTTTCAATGCTGCCGCTTCATGACGAAATCGACAAGAAGCTGGAGTGAGCGCTTGGCGTCACTTTCGGGAAATTTTGCAATCGATTCGAGCGCCTTGTCGGCAAAGCCTTCGGCGACTTCGGCGGCGTAATCGAGTCCCCCTTTGCGGGTGACAAACTCGATCACCTCGCCGCTTCTGACCGAGCGCTTCCGGGAGCTTTTCAGGATCGACTTGATCTTGTTCTGCTCCGCCTTGTCGGAGTGGCGGAGCGCGTAGATGAGCGGCAGGGTGATCTTGCGATCCTTGATGTCGATGCCGAGCTGCTTGCCGGTTTTCTTGGAATCCCCGGTATAGTCGAGCAGGTCGTCCCGGATCTGGAAGGCCAGGCCGAGAAACTCACCATAGCTCTTGAGGCTGGCGATCTCCTCCTCGGAGTCGGTAGCGGTTGCCGCGCCGATGGCGCACGAGGTAGCGATGAGTGAGCCAGTCTTGTCGGCGATGACGCTCAGATAATCATCTTCGGTGATGTCGAGGCTGCGGGTCTTCTGAATCTGAAGAATCTCGCCTTCGCTCATCCGCCGGACCGCCTCGGAGACGAGGTGCAGCGAACGGTAATCCTTGTTTTCGAGCGAGTACAGGAGACCCTTGGAGAGCAGATAGTCGCCGATGAGCACCGATATTTTGTTCTTCCACAAGGCGTTGATCGAAGGAATACCGCGCCGCATCTCCGCGCCATCCACCACGTCGTCGTGAATGAGCGTGGCCGAGTGCAAGAGCTCCACCATGATCGCGCCGCGATAGGTGACGTCGTGGACGCCGCCGCACGCCTTGGCGGCGAGGATCACGAGCGTCGGACGAATCTGCTTGCCCTGCTGCCGGAGCACGTAGCGCGTCACCTTGTCAACCAGGCTGTTGCTCGAATGAAGCACCGTTTTATAGCGCGCCTGGAACTGTTTCAGCTCTTCCGTAACGGAAGATGTTACCACATTGATATCCACCTGATCCTCTGTGCTTGTGTGTGCACCGGCAAGTGCCCGGCACGATTTGCGCTTACGTTCAAAACCCGTGAGAAGTTATCGATATTTCCATGATTGAGCAAATCACCATCCGTCGCGCCGGGTTCATGACCCTGAAAAACCATTTGCGCACAAGAACGATCTTTGTTACTATGAAGCGGATCAAAGGCTCTCCGGGCGCCCGCCGCCACGCATTGCCCGGCATCCTCCCGAATTTTTCCGAAACTCTGGACGGGCCTTTCAAGGCAATCCGGCCCCGTACTTCGACATGAGCAACGAAAACGAACCAACCATACCGCCGGACGACGGCAAAGGGGCCGCTACGGATACCGGGAACAACAGTGAACCGGCTCTTCCGGCTCTGCCCGCAAAAGAAGAACAGGATGAACAGAAAAACGGGGGGGGCCCGATTTTCCTGACGACGAGTTCGAGGCGCTCGAAAAGGCTTCCAGCGAAATAGCGGAGACAACCGCGCCTGTCGCGAAAAAAGAGGATGGCGAGCCGGAGCCGGATGAAGAGCCTGAAGGCATGGGCTTTCTCGATCATCTCGAAGAGCTTCGCTGGAGGCTCATCAGGGCCGGTATCGCGTTTCTCGTGGCGGCCATAGCCAGCGCATTCTATTCCGAATTTCTGGTCAACGAGGTGCTCATCAGACCGCTCAAGGAGAGCGGTCCGAACATTCAGTTGCAGAACCTCGTGCCCTACGGCCAGATATCGCTCTATCTGCAAGTGGTGGTTTTCACGGCGTTCGTGCTCGCCTTTCCGTTTCTGGTGTGGCAGATCTGGCAATTCATCGAACCCGGTCTGCACGAGACCGAACGCGCGGCCAGTCGCTTCATGATCCTGTTCATCTCGGCCTGCTTTTTCTCCGGCATCGCCTTCGGCTACTTCGTTTTCATGCCGATCTCGCTGAAATTTTTTGCCGGCTTCGGTTCCGATCTCATCGCCAACAACATAGCTGTACAAGACTACATCAGCTTTTTCCTCGGCACCCTCCTGACGACGGGCCTGGTCTTCGAGCTGCCCTTCATCTCCTATGTGCTGTCGAAAATCGGACTGCTCACCCCGGCTTTCATGCGCTTCTACCGCCGCCATGCCGTCATCACGCTGCTGGTCGTCGCCGCTCTGGTCACCCCGTCAACCGACATGGTCACGCAGATGGTCATCGCCGTACCGATGCTTTTGCTGTATGAATTCAGCATTTTCATTTCGGGCAGGGTGCAGAAAAACCGGAACAAAAAATTGATGCAGGAGTCGGCGTCATGAGACCGGAGCTGGTGTTCGAAGCCGTACCCGGCTTGACGCTCCAGGGCAATCCGCTCGGCGATCCGGCGGAGCGCCACGTGCCGGTCTATCTGCCACCTTCGTACCACGCGAGCAACACGAAGCGCTTTCCGGTGATCTGGCTGCTCGCCGGGTTCGCCTCGACCGGCATGAGCTTTCTGAACTTCGGCTTTGGCCGACCTACCGTGCCGGAGATGCTCGACTCGCTGATCCGGCGCGGCGAGATGCCGGAGACAATCATCGTCATGCCGGATTGCATGACCCGTTACGGCGGTTCGCAATATGTCGATTCCGCCGCCACCGGCCAGTACGAAAGCTACCTCACGGGCGAGCTGATCCCGCACATCGACCGGCAGTTCCGAACGCTCCCGAGCGCCCGGCACCGCGCCGTCGCCGGGAAATCGTCGGGCGGATTCGGCGCGCTCCGGCTCGGCATGAGGCACCCGGAGCTGTTTTCGGCGGTGGGGTGCCACAGCGGCGACATGGATTTCGAACTCTGCTACCGCCCGAACTTTCCCGTGGCGGCGCGGATTCTCGAAAAATACAAAGGTGACATCGCGGCGTTTTTCACCCGCTGGGAGTCGCTCGACAAAAAGCCACGAAGCGAGTTCGCCCTGCTCGACATGATGGCGATGGCCGCCTGCTACTCGCCCGATCCGTCGAAGCCCGCGCCCGGTAACATGCGGCTCCCCTTCGAGCCGCGCGCCTGCCAGCTCGTGCCGGAGGTCTGGGAGCACTGGAAACGCTTCGATCCGCTGACGATGCTCGAAGCGTCGACGTGCCAGGATGCGCTCGGCTCGCTCCGCCAGCTCTTCCTCGACTGCGGCTCACAGGACGAGTACAATCTCCAGTTCGGCCACCGGCGCTTTTCAGCGAGGGCCGCCGAGCTTGGCATCGCGCACCGCTACGAAGAGTTCCCCGATACCCACGCCGACACCTCCTACCGCTACCGCATTTCGTTGCCGCTGCTCGCCCAGGCGATTGCGGGGTGACGGGCGACCAAAATACATGGCGATGATTCCGGCAAGCCGGATCAGGCGGCAGTCTGAAAAACCTGTTAGCTGATTCAGGAGGGTTTTAACCCGACAGTTATCGGGAAAATCAATCTTCCCTCCTCTTCTGTTGCCCTGGCGTCTTACATTCAGGAGGGTTTCAACCCGACGGACATTCAATCTTGCATTGCTGTTCAATTGCCCCGGCTTTCAAGCCGGGGGGCGCAGGTAACGCAAAACAAAAAAAGGGCTTTAGCCCAATT
This genomic window from Chlorobaculum limnaeum contains:
- a CDS encoding DedA family protein; the encoded protein is MLDTVVAYLQQADPSSVYAVLFLSAYFENVIPPIPGDVPIALAGYLLAFNHITFVSALFWSTTGSVAGFMTVFLLSRFLGLKLYAAGQSEVRHKFAQSVHKLFPPSEMEVVRQKFSGHGYLAVVVNRFLFGSRAVICIVAGMLHLKVSLVLLASLVSSLLWNILLLSSGYLLGSNWDKIGQYAVFYSIPFTALFAGLMVWAVVKYLKKRKQGNAGA
- the purC gene encoding phosphoribosylaminoimidazolesuccinocarboxamide synthase encodes the protein MNKITLLHEGKAKKVWQTEDPDLIIQEFKDDATAFNNKKKGSIADKGVTNNAISCRLFTMLGENGIPTHFVSQLNDRDMLCKKLDIVLIEVVTRNVAAGSLVRRYGFAEGTVLPKPIVELYLKNDDLDDPLMNDEHAVALGLGTCEEVAQLKAMAEKINALLVPWFAERHLRLVDFKLEFGRHKGEILLGDEISPDTCRFWDAESGEKLDKDRFRLDLGGVEDAYSEVKRRVLEQ
- a CDS encoding sodium:calcium antiporter; this encodes MSDYLLLLAGVASAAIGGEFFVRGAVGIASVLRIAPSIIGVTIAAFATSSPELSVAVNSGLAGKSQLSLGDALGSNIVNISLVLGITLLIAGIPVGSDVLKRDMPVAVLAPLLTGILLIDGIIDRLEGLFMFAIFVAWMATTVKQALKERAPSNSKVAVTKRFLPWVHVFAGLLLLVAAGRLIVLSTTGIAKDFGIDDFIIGATLVAFGTSVPELASTVLAKIKGHDEIGVGTVVGSNIFNSLFIVAVAAIIRPIRVPLTEVVPAILFGILSLLIALPRRGTGWVRRRQGVLLVLMYSIYVTTLFFFSR
- a CDS encoding PASTA domain-containing protein, encoding MKKVLILLLSIIVAIVAADKLLLPFLTESGAQTTVPDVRNMNYDTAASQLRKAGLNATKSYNVRYLPDVPPDRVIDQVPEAGAIVKPGRSIALVLNRQDKPSYPMPDLVGRTEAEALRELERLGMVVSSVQTQAVSDSDQDGRVLIQSVPPDVVLKSGNEVSFIVGKLEQEPLGMRRVIVPDVLGMSVDQARGVIVRNGLAVGKIIYEYSDLLVPDTVISQNPSANAMVQFGQPVELTVAAGSN
- a CDS encoding polyprenyl synthetase family protein, producing the protein MDINVVTSSVTEELKQFQARYKTVLHSSNSLVDKVTRYVLRQQGKQIRPTLVILAAKACGGVHDVTYRGAIMVELLHSATLIHDDVVDGAEMRRGIPSINALWKNKISVLIGDYLLSKGLLYSLENKDYRSLHLVSEAVRRMSEGEILQIQKTRSLDITEDDYLSVIADKTGSLIATSCAIGAATATDSEEEIASLKSYGEFLGLAFQIRDDLLDYTGDSKKTGKQLGIDIKDRKITLPLIYALRHSDKAEQNKIKSILKSSRKRSVRSGEVIEFVTRKGGLDYAAEVAEGFADKALESIAKFPESDAKRSLQLLVDFVMKRQH
- the tatC gene encoding twin-arginine translocase subunit TatC → MGFLDHLEELRWRLIRAGIAFLVAAIASAFYSEFLVNEVLIRPLKESGPNIQLQNLVPYGQISLYLQVVVFTAFVLAFPFLVWQIWQFIEPGLHETERAASRFMILFISACFFSGIAFGYFVFMPISLKFFAGFGSDLIANNIAVQDYISFFLGTLLTTGLVFELPFISYVLSKIGLLTPAFMRFYRRHAVITLLVVAALVTPSTDMVTQMVIAVPMLLLYEFSIFISGRVQKNRNKKLMQESAS
- a CDS encoding alpha/beta hydrolase gives rise to the protein MRPELVFEAVPGLTLQGNPLGDPAERHVPVYLPPSYHASNTKRFPVIWLLAGFASTGMSFLNFGFGRPTVPEMLDSLIRRGEMPETIIVMPDCMTRYGGSQYVDSAATGQYESYLTGELIPHIDRQFRTLPSARHRAVAGKSSGGFGALRLGMRHPELFSAVGCHSGDMDFELCYRPNFPVAARILEKYKGDIAAFFTRWESLDKKPRSEFALLDMMAMAACYSPDPSKPAPGNMRLPFEPRACQLVPEVWEHWKRFDPLTMLEASTCQDALGSLRQLFLDCGSQDEYNLQFGHRRFSARAAELGIAHRYEEFPDTHADTSYRYRISLPLLAQAIAG